Proteins encoded together in one Hymenobacter monticola window:
- a CDS encoding glycoside hydrolase family 15 protein — protein MTKHTYDMGLVGNCAFLALINTDTSVAWLCWPRFDSSFVFGSLLDTQKGGEFSIQPAHGAALQSKQYYQENTNVLRTEITTADGRYRVTDFAPRFEQYDRYYKPLMFIRKLEPLAGAPRVRVVCNPVGEYGSKQLTRRRSSNHIAYLGLEEEIRLTTNIALTYVLDGEDFALNETKYLVLTYGAPLEAPLETTAERFLSATGDYWRKWVKNMSIGNFHQDQVIRSALALKMHQYEDTGAIIAATTTSLPEAPGSTRNWDYRYCWMRDTYYILTAFNNIGHFEEMERYFHYIANLSGKVQGKYQPLYGISGTTALVEQELDLAGYLGNQPVRIGNDAYTHVQNDVYGQVLVALLPLYVDQRFVNRERANPEALMYEALRLIETTMDVPDAGLWEFRNLAQYHCYTYLFHWAGSHAARQTARALGNKEMEALATKLNEEAARRIEQCYSEELGAYTNAIGSPHLDASTLQLILMGYLDPASDRARRHLEALENELKTPEGLFYRYRHADDFGTPETTFLICSFWYVEALACVGRLDDAIREFEKLIAYANHLGLLSEDVDAKTGSQWGNFPQAYSHVGLMNAAYRIAKKLDRPNFV, from the coding sequence ATGACGAAACATACCTATGACATGGGCCTGGTGGGCAACTGCGCCTTTCTTGCCCTCATCAACACCGACACCTCGGTGGCCTGGCTCTGCTGGCCGCGCTTCGATAGCAGCTTTGTGTTTGGCAGCCTGCTCGATACGCAGAAGGGCGGCGAGTTCAGCATACAGCCGGCTCACGGCGCCGCGCTCCAGTCGAAGCAGTACTACCAGGAAAACACCAACGTGCTGCGCACCGAAATCACGACGGCCGACGGGCGCTACCGCGTCACGGACTTCGCGCCGCGCTTCGAGCAGTACGACCGGTACTACAAGCCCCTCATGTTCATTCGGAAGCTGGAGCCGCTGGCCGGCGCGCCCCGCGTGCGCGTGGTGTGCAACCCCGTGGGCGAGTACGGCAGCAAGCAGCTCACGCGCCGCCGCAGCTCCAACCACATTGCGTATTTGGGGCTGGAAGAGGAAATCCGCCTCACCACCAACATCGCCCTCACCTACGTGCTCGACGGCGAAGACTTCGCCCTGAACGAAACCAAGTACCTCGTGCTCACCTACGGCGCGCCGCTGGAGGCCCCGCTGGAAACCACGGCGGAGCGGTTTCTGAGCGCCACCGGCGACTACTGGCGCAAGTGGGTGAAGAACATGAGCATCGGCAACTTCCACCAGGACCAGGTGATTCGCTCGGCGTTGGCCCTGAAAATGCACCAGTACGAAGACACCGGCGCCATCATCGCGGCCACCACCACCAGCCTGCCCGAGGCGCCCGGCAGCACCCGCAACTGGGACTACCGCTACTGCTGGATGCGCGACACCTACTACATCCTCACGGCCTTCAACAACATCGGGCATTTTGAGGAGATGGAGCGGTATTTCCACTACATCGCCAACCTTTCGGGCAAGGTGCAGGGCAAGTACCAGCCGCTGTACGGCATCAGCGGAACCACGGCGCTGGTGGAGCAGGAGCTGGATTTGGCCGGCTACCTCGGCAACCAGCCCGTGCGCATCGGCAACGACGCCTACACGCACGTGCAGAACGACGTGTATGGCCAGGTGCTGGTGGCCCTGCTGCCGCTCTACGTGGACCAGCGCTTCGTGAACCGCGAACGGGCCAACCCCGAAGCCCTCATGTACGAGGCCCTGCGGCTGATTGAAACCACCATGGACGTGCCCGATGCCGGCCTCTGGGAGTTCCGCAACCTGGCGCAGTACCACTGCTACACCTACCTATTCCACTGGGCTGGCAGCCACGCCGCCCGCCAAACGGCACGTGCGCTGGGCAATAAGGAAATGGAAGCCCTCGCCACCAAGCTCAACGAGGAAGCGGCCCGCCGCATTGAGCAGTGCTACAGCGAGGAGCTGGGCGCCTACACCAACGCCATCGGCTCGCCCCACCTCGACGCCAGTACGCTGCAGCTTATCCTCATGGGCTACCTCGACCCGGCCTCTGACCGCGCCCGGCGCCACCTCGAAGCGCTGGAAAATGAGCTCAAGACGCCCGAGGGCCTGTTTTACCGCTACCGCCACGCCGACGACTTCGGCACGCCCGAAACCACCTTCCTCATCTGTTCCTTCTGGTACGTGGAAGCCTTGGCCTGCGTGGGCCGGCTCGACGACGCCATCCGCGAGTTCGAAAAGCTCATCGCCTACGCCAACCACCTGGGCCTGCTCTCCGAAGACGTGGACGCCAAAACCGGCTCGCAGTGGGGCAACTTCCCGCAAGCCTATAGCCACGTGGGGCTGATGAACGCCGCCTACCGCATTGCTAAAAAGCTGGACCGACCCAACTTCGTGTAA
- a CDS encoding bifunctional alpha,alpha-trehalose-phosphate synthase (UDP-forming)/trehalose-phosphatase, with protein sequence MSRTIIVSNRLPTKALRTDDGLTFQPSEGGLATGLGSIYRADGNVWVGWPGLFVEDEAEAAFVTEQLAADSMAPVFLTEAEIRDYYEGFSNGTLWPTFHYFAQLAVYDEDMWRAYVAVNEKFCRAVLEQAGPDDTIWVHDYQLLLLPEMLRQARPEATIGFFLHIPFPSYELIRVLPWRTELLRGMLGADLIGFHTFGYMRHFLSAVSQLLGLPNQHGQIETPTRSVLVDAFPMGIDHRRYAEAAASEAADNHVREYREALKEVRVILSIDRLDYTKGIAQRLRAFELLLLRYPEWRGQVSLLMVVVPSRDQVAQYADLKVEIDELVGRINAQYRTIAWNPVHYFYRSFPLEELAGFYRMAEVALVTPMRDGMNLVAKEYVASKADQRGVLILSERAGAARELSDALIINPTDTGQLAEAMHEALVMPEEDQVARMTNMQALVRQYDVFAWTKLFMDRLAHAKSHQQTLATTKLTPAATEQLKKNYHDAERRLLLLDYDGTLAPFHANPQRAKPDEELRLLLRALTDEPRNRVVIISGRDRATLQEWLGHLPLDFIAEHGVWLRSPGEEWTLFQELRADWKQDIRPVLELYVSRTAGSFIEEKDYSLVWHYRRADAELGASRARELTSHLTFMASNTELQVMEGNKVVEIKTAGINKGTAAARTVATYHPDFILAIGDDRTDEDTFRAMPPDAYTLKVGSAPRSLARFHVDGVGAVRGLLRELL encoded by the coding sequence ATGTCGCGAACGATTATTGTCTCCAACCGCCTGCCTACGAAAGCCCTCCGCACCGACGACGGCCTCACTTTTCAGCCCAGCGAAGGCGGGCTGGCCACCGGCCTGGGCTCTATCTACCGGGCCGACGGCAACGTGTGGGTGGGCTGGCCCGGGCTGTTTGTGGAAGACGAAGCGGAAGCCGCTTTCGTAACCGAGCAGCTGGCCGCCGACAGCATGGCCCCCGTGTTTCTGACCGAGGCCGAAATCCGGGATTACTACGAGGGATTCAGCAACGGCACGCTCTGGCCCACCTTCCACTACTTTGCCCAGCTGGCCGTGTACGACGAGGACATGTGGCGGGCCTACGTGGCCGTGAACGAGAAATTCTGCCGGGCCGTGCTGGAGCAGGCCGGCCCCGACGACACCATCTGGGTGCACGACTACCAGCTGCTGCTGCTGCCCGAGATGCTGCGCCAGGCCCGCCCCGAGGCCACCATTGGCTTTTTCCTGCACATCCCGTTTCCCAGCTACGAGCTGATTCGGGTGCTGCCCTGGCGCACCGAGCTGCTGCGCGGCATGCTGGGGGCCGACCTCATCGGCTTCCACACCTTCGGCTATATGCGGCACTTTCTGAGTGCGGTGTCGCAGCTATTGGGCCTGCCCAACCAGCACGGCCAGATTGAAACGCCCACCCGCTCGGTGCTCGTCGACGCCTTCCCCATGGGCATCGACCACCGGCGCTACGCCGAAGCCGCCGCGTCTGAAGCAGCTGATAACCACGTGCGCGAGTACCGCGAGGCGCTGAAAGAGGTGCGCGTTATTCTGAGCATCGACCGGCTCGACTACACCAAGGGCATTGCCCAGCGCCTGCGGGCGTTTGAGCTGCTGCTGCTGCGCTACCCCGAGTGGCGCGGGCAGGTGAGCCTGCTGATGGTGGTGGTGCCCTCGCGCGACCAAGTGGCTCAATATGCCGATTTGAAGGTGGAAATCGACGAGCTGGTGGGCCGCATCAACGCCCAGTACCGCACCATTGCCTGGAACCCGGTGCATTACTTCTACCGCTCCTTCCCGCTGGAAGAGCTGGCGGGTTTCTATCGAATGGCCGAGGTAGCGCTCGTCACGCCCATGCGCGACGGCATGAACCTGGTAGCCAAAGAGTACGTGGCCAGCAAGGCCGACCAGCGCGGCGTGCTCATCCTCAGCGAGCGGGCCGGCGCGGCGCGCGAGCTCTCCGACGCCCTCATCATCAACCCCACCGACACCGGCCAGCTGGCCGAAGCCATGCACGAGGCCCTGGTGATGCCCGAGGAAGACCAGGTGGCCCGCATGACCAACATGCAGGCCCTCGTGCGCCAATACGATGTGTTTGCCTGGACCAAGCTGTTTATGGACCGGCTGGCCCACGCCAAAAGCCATCAGCAGACCCTGGCCACCACCAAGCTCACACCCGCCGCCACCGAGCAGTTGAAGAAGAACTACCACGATGCCGAGCGTCGCTTGCTGCTGCTTGACTACGACGGCACGCTGGCGCCCTTCCACGCCAACCCGCAGCGCGCCAAGCCCGACGAGGAACTGCGCTTGCTGCTGCGCGCCCTCACCGACGAGCCCCGCAACCGCGTGGTCATCATCAGCGGGCGCGACCGGGCCACCCTGCAGGAATGGCTGGGCCACCTGCCGCTCGATTTCATTGCCGAGCACGGCGTGTGGCTGCGAAGCCCGGGCGAAGAGTGGACGCTGTTCCAAGAGTTGCGCGCCGATTGGAAGCAGGACATCCGTCCCGTGCTGGAACTGTATGTGAGCCGCACGGCCGGCTCCTTCATCGAGGAAAAGGACTACTCCCTGGTGTGGCACTACCGCCGCGCCGACGCCGAGCTGGGCGCCAGCCGCGCCCGCGAGCTCACCAGCCACCTCACCTTCATGGCCTCCAACACCGAGTTGCAGGTGATGGAGGGCAATAAAGTGGTTGAAATCAAAACCGCCGGCATCAACAAGGGCACGGCGGCGGCCCGCACCGTGGCCACTTACCACCCCGATTTCATTCTGGCCATCGGCGACGACCGCACCGACGAGGACACCTTCCGCGCCATGCCGCCCGACGCTTACACCCTGAAAGTGGGCAGCGCTCCTCGCTCACTTGCTCGCTTTCACGTGGACGGGGTGGGGGCGGTGCGGGGGCTGCTGCGGGAGTTGCTGTAG
- a CDS encoding PKD domain-containing protein, translating into MKHILSLYGLLICLLATACSKSSDPAPAAAPAFTASRPVVEVDEELQFSNASTNAARYEWAFGDGQTSTQPNPKVRYAQSGTFTVTLTAFNTENKAATQKAVVTVGRRKLSGIRVVRMSFVTPAGQPWDTDGTGPDISFEFRGTSRAGSSVPFTTNVSLGTLYSDLTPASLPLNIDLTRTPVEFPLDGNFTFAMKEYNNAQLLIRTMVGATLLTTAPSADRNAQGSGTYTYESPDGAYQLVFSYITTP; encoded by the coding sequence ATGAAACACATACTTTCGCTTTACGGCTTGCTCATCTGCTTGCTGGCCACGGCTTGTTCCAAATCCAGCGACCCGGCTCCGGCCGCGGCCCCCGCCTTCACGGCCAGCCGACCGGTGGTGGAGGTGGACGAAGAACTGCAGTTCAGCAACGCCAGCACCAATGCTGCCCGCTACGAGTGGGCATTCGGCGACGGGCAAACTTCCACCCAGCCCAACCCGAAAGTTCGCTACGCCCAGTCGGGCACCTTCACCGTGACCCTGACGGCCTTCAACACCGAAAACAAGGCCGCCACCCAGAAGGCGGTGGTGACCGTGGGCCGACGCAAGCTCAGCGGCATCCGCGTGGTGCGCATGTCTTTTGTGACGCCCGCCGGCCAGCCCTGGGATACCGACGGCACGGGCCCCGACATCAGCTTTGAGTTTCGGGGCACCAGCCGTGCGGGCAGTTCCGTGCCCTTCACGACGAATGTGTCGCTTGGGACGCTGTACTCCGACCTGACCCCGGCCAGCTTGCCGCTCAACATCGACCTGACCCGCACGCCGGTGGAATTTCCCCTCGACGGCAACTTCACTTTTGCGATGAAAGAGTACAACAACGCCCAGCTTCTTATCCGAACCATGGTTGGGGCGACCTTGCTCACCACGGCCCCATCTGCCGACCGCAATGCGCAGGGCAGCGGCACGTACACCTACGAAAGCCCGGACGGCGCCTACCAGTTGGTCTTCTCGTACATCACCACGCCCTAA